A stretch of the Marmota flaviventris isolate mMarFla1 chromosome 12, mMarFla1.hap1, whole genome shotgun sequence genome encodes the following:
- the Cacybp gene encoding calcyclin-binding protein — translation MASALDELQNDLEEVKVLLEKTTRKRVRDALTAEKNKIETEIKNKMQQKSQKKPELLDNEKPAAVVAPITTGYTVKISNYGWDQSDKFVKIYITLTGVHQVPAENVQVHFTERSFDLLVKNLNGKSYSMIVNNLLKPISVEGSSKKVKTDTVLILCRKKAENTRWEYLTQVEKECKEKEKPSYDTETDPSEGLMNVLKKIYEDGDDDMKRTINKAWVESREKQAKGDTEF, via the exons CTGCAGAATGATCTAGAAGAGGTAAAGGTGTTGCTGGAAAAGACCACTAGGAAAAGAGTACGTGATGCCCTTACAGCAGAAAAAAACAAGATTGagacagaaataaagaacaaGATGCAACAGAAATCACAGAAGAAACCAGAACTTCTTGATAATGAAAAGCCAGCTGCTGTGGTTGCTCCCATCACAACAGGATATACCGTGAAAATCAGTAATTATG GATGGGATCAATCTGATAAGTTTGTGAAAATCTATATCACTTTAACGGGAGTTCATCAAGTTCCCGCAGAGAATGTGCAGGTTCATTTCACAGAGAG GTCATTTGATCTTTTGGTAAAGAATCTAAATGGGAAGAGTTACTCCATGATTGTGAACAATCTCTTGAAACCCATCTCTGTGGAAGGCAGTTCAAAAAAA GTAAAGACCGATACAGTTCTCATCTTAtgtagaaagaaagcagaaaatacaCGGTGGGAGTACTTGACTCAGGTTgaaaaagaatgcaaagaaaaaga AAAGCCTTCATACGACACCGAAACAGATCCTAGTGAGGGATTAATGAATGTTctaaagaaaatttatgaagatGGAGATGATGATATGAAGCGAACCATTAATAAAGCCTGGGTGGAATCAAGAGAGAAGCAAGCCAAAGGAGATACAGAATTTTGA